In the genome of Colletes latitarsis isolate SP2378_abdomen chromosome 9, iyColLati1, whole genome shotgun sequence, one region contains:
- the Nd-b17 gene encoding NADH dehydrogenase (ubiquinone) B17 subunit, whose product MASAEDDVKSISIAGRMASERERLIGMTNDERAWRSRYLKSQVLAPDEPVIPKGYYEEYHNPLRRLFRAPMNVVENALTGVVGKPSAYVLRNLLGGLGKGIVLIYCGCYYFKYNTATWMSQSSWSVVTSRSPVYPSDKNYPNYKIKKPSEYATRGFENSPI is encoded by the exons ATGGCATCTGCCGAAGACGATGTAAAATCTATCTCTATTGCTGGTCGTATGGCCTCAGAAAGAGAGCGTTTGATTGGTATGACAAATGACGAACGTGCATGGAGATCACGTTACCTTAAAAGTCAGGTTCTTGCACCAGATGAACCAGTCATACCAAAGGGTTATTACGAGGAATATCATAATCCTCTGAGAAGATTGTTTAGAGCACCTATGAATGTAGTAGAAAATGCATTAACTGGCGTTGTG GGTAAGCCAAGTGCATATGTTTTGCGTAATCTACTAGGCGGACTTGGCAAGGGAATTGTACTTATCTATTGTGgatgttattattttaaatataataccgCA ACATGGATGTCTCAATCTTCTTGGAGTGTGGTTACCTCACGCTCTCCTGTGTATCCAAGCGATAAGAATTATCCTaactataaaattaaaaaaccatCAGAATATGCAACAAGAGGATTTGAGAACAGTCCAATATAA